In Canis lupus dingo isolate Sandy chromosome 12, ASM325472v2, whole genome shotgun sequence, the following proteins share a genomic window:
- the RWDD2A gene encoding RWD domain-containing protein 2A, whose product MSASMKECLQLQLLEMEMLFSMFPNQGEVKLEDVNVLTNIKRYLEGTREALPPKIEFVITLQIEEPKVKIDLQVTMPHSYPYAALQLFGRSSELDRQQQLLLNKGLTSYIGTFDPGELCVCAAIQWLQDNSASYFLNRKLVYEPSTQAKPVKNTFLRMWIYSHHIYQQDLRKKILDVGKRLDVTGFCMTGKPGIICVEGFKEHCEEFWHTIRYPNWKHISCKHAESVETEGNGEDLRLFDSFEELLLEAHGDYGLRNDYHMNLGQFLEFLKKHKSEHVFQILFGIESKSSDS is encoded by the exons ATGTCTGCTTCTATGAAAGAATGCCTGCAGCTTCAGCTGCTAGAGATGGAAATGCTGTTTTCTATGTTTCCTAACCAAGGAGAAGTAAAACTTGAAGATGTCAATGTCCTGACGAATATAAAGAGATATTTGGAAGGCACCAGGGAGGCGCTGCCACCCAAAATCGAATTTGTGATTACCCTGCAGATTGAGGAGCCCAAG gtGAAAATTGATTTGCAAGTAACCATGCCTCACAGCTACCCCTATGCAGCACTGCAGCTGTTTGGACGGTCGTCGGAGCTTGACAGACAGCAGCAGCTACTTCTCAACAAAGGTCTCACTTCCTACATAGGGACTTTCGACCCAGGTGAGCTCTGTGTATGTGCAGCAATCCAGTGGTTACAGGACAATAGCGCCTCCTATTTCCTGAACAGAAAGCTTGTTTACGAACCATCTACCCAAGCAAAGCCAGTCAAGAACACATTCCTCCGAATGTGGATCTACAGTCACCATATATATCAACAGGACCtaagaaaaaagattttggatGTCGGGAAAAGGTTAGATGTGACTGGATTTTGCATGACAGGAAAGCCAGGCATAATCTGTGTGGAGGGCTTCAAAGAGCACTGTGAGGAATTCTGGCACACAATTAGGTATCCCAACTGGAAGCACATTTCCTGTAAGCACGCTGAAAGTGTTGAAACCGAAGGAAATGGAGAGGATCTGCGCCTTTTTGATTCTTTCGAAGAACTACTCCTTGAGGCCCATGGGGACTATGGATTAAGGAATGACTATCACATGAATCTGGGCCAATTCTTAGAATTTCTAAAGAAACACAAAAGTGAGCATGTTTTCCAGATACTTTTTGGTATTGAAAGTAAAAGTTCAGACTCTTAG